The following are from one region of the Cetobacterium somerae genome:
- a CDS encoding 5'-methylthioadenosine/adenosylhomocysteine nucleosidase has product MKKLTLLLTLLTSTLTLAERIAIIGAMDSEIKILLSQMKDVKKEEKASVTFYKGKLENKDVVIFKSGIGKVNAAMSTTIAMEEYDVNKIIFTGVAGAINNNLNITDVVISDYLVQHDYDTTVFGTKKGAVPGSVDTKFSADETLIKIAKNSAEKVLGKNKVYIGTIATGDQFIADKATVQSLETTFGAWAVEMEGASVAHVANLYKVPVVVIRSMSDKADGSAHMNYNDFVTIAADNSAKIVINMLTQM; this is encoded by the coding sequence ATGAAAAAACTTACACTACTTTTAACACTATTGACATCTACTTTAACTTTAGCTGAAAGAATAGCTATAATTGGAGCAATGGACTCTGAAATTAAAATTTTACTTTCTCAAATGAAAGATGTAAAAAAAGAGGAGAAAGCTTCTGTTACATTCTATAAAGGAAAATTAGAAAACAAAGATGTTGTAATTTTTAAATCTGGAATTGGAAAAGTAAATGCTGCTATGTCAACAACTATTGCCATGGAAGAATATGATGTAAATAAAATCATATTTACTGGAGTAGCTGGAGCTATTAACAACAATCTTAATATAACAGATGTAGTTATCTCTGATTATTTAGTTCAACACGACTATGACACTACAGTTTTTGGAACTAAAAAAGGTGCTGTTCCTGGTTCAGTAGATACAAAATTTTCAGCTGACGAAACTTTAATTAAAATTGCAAAGAACTCTGCAGAAAAAGTTTTAGGAAAAAATAAAGTTTATATTGGTACAATTGCTACAGGAGATCAATTTATTGCTGATAAAGCTACTGTTCAATCACTAGAAACAACTTTTGGTGCATGGGCTGTTGAAATGGAAGGTGCTTCTGTGGCTCACGTTGCAAATTTATATAAAGTTCCTGTCGTAGTTATTAGATCAATGTCTGATAAAGCTGATGGTAGTGCTCACATGAATTATAATGACTTTGTTACAATTGCAGCTGATAACTCTGCTAAAATTGTAATTAATATGCTTACACAAATGTAA
- a CDS encoding M60 family metallopeptidase produces MTKEPTILNLTADLENQKLIGYFSEKVLMDPKIQLILDEDEKWKVKSGEFNIINQKEFYNNEDVSNIYSNDLITLETSCVEKNGLENILDGNSETYYQNLELGDIVFKFQNKKIFNSLTLLSEVVGQNTGKIYSASIFYRSENQNSWEKLANYENTSPISSMHIEFTPTLAKEIRVIFQRTVDSQIVVNKVEFNVYNKFDETVEKIFKDKEMFTKLNSNITKDLVERLKSRISSSTSIISTKLKIAENILNNNNELEYDIFTLKALEHDTNYYFTKLQTGTTGRTYPTPYYVYPNTDHVFISNKDLRLELSLADHKPLSEQTFYIKKGINIVNLGDKTGHVFINGGSNGGREEEIKLYTTDEVTGLHYKYGFITEEEFYSKERNLTYKEDNHVSSNTAYIEGKNFTSAIRYDWIRDNIPYGTLTNRVKALDEFLDFLYYIAEAGTYFENAVPYKRLMWEGGTANPHAGGCYAGAYTAYSNNPLAILNKDLSSFASGWVVGHEVGHEMDSNSYLMGIFGEVMNNWFAEEGRIKYLKNPRCAPNLVNIMDTEVSIYDMGFFDRLAFWIKLRLYYNDGDFFVKYHNIMRHLPTELEIFSVPDRLMIMASMIIGRDTSDYFLRHKFPITESAVEISSKYPKFTIDITKINWDNQEEFREEEKNRIYQIYKEKV; encoded by the coding sequence TTGACAAAAGAGCCCACCATATTGAATTTAACTGCTGATTTAGAAAATCAAAAGCTTATTGGTTATTTTAGTGAAAAAGTTTTAATGGATCCTAAAATTCAATTAATTTTAGATGAAGATGAAAAATGGAAAGTTAAATCAGGAGAGTTTAATATAATAAATCAGAAAGAGTTTTATAACAATGAGGATGTTTCAAATATTTATTCAAATGATTTAATAACTCTTGAAACATCATGTGTAGAAAAGAATGGGCTAGAAAATATTTTAGATGGAAATAGCGAAACTTATTATCAAAATTTGGAGCTAGGAGATATTGTATTTAAGTTCCAAAATAAAAAAATATTTAATAGCTTAACTCTTTTAAGTGAAGTAGTAGGTCAAAACACTGGAAAAATTTATAGTGCTTCAATTTTTTATAGAAGTGAAAATCAAAATAGTTGGGAGAAGTTAGCAAATTATGAAAATACTTCGCCAATTTCATCGATGCACATAGAGTTTACACCTACATTAGCAAAAGAGATACGTGTTATTTTTCAAAGAACAGTAGACTCTCAAATAGTTGTAAATAAGGTTGAATTTAATGTATACAATAAGTTTGATGAAACTGTTGAAAAAATATTTAAAGATAAAGAGATGTTTACAAAATTAAATTCAAATATAACAAAAGATTTAGTGGAAAGACTAAAGTCAAGAATATCATCATCTACAAGTATTATCTCTACAAAATTAAAAATAGCAGAAAATATTTTAAATAATAATAACGAATTAGAATATGATATTTTTACACTGAAAGCTTTAGAACATGATACAAATTACTATTTTACAAAATTACAAACAGGGACTACAGGAAGAACCTATCCAACTCCTTACTATGTTTATCCAAATACTGATCATGTATTTATAAGTAATAAGGATCTAAGATTAGAATTAAGTTTAGCTGATCATAAACCTTTAAGTGAGCAGACTTTCTATATAAAAAAAGGTATCAATATAGTTAATTTAGGAGATAAAACAGGGCATGTATTTATAAATGGAGGAAGTAATGGAGGAAGAGAGGAAGAAATAAAACTTTATACAACTGATGAAGTTACAGGATTACATTATAAATATGGATTTATAACTGAAGAGGAATTTTATAGTAAAGAGAGAAATTTAACATATAAAGAAGATAATCATGTGAGTTCAAATACAGCTTATATTGAAGGAAAGAATTTCACATCAGCAATAAGGTATGATTGGATAAGAGATAATATACCTTATGGTACTTTAACAAACAGAGTAAAAGCATTAGATGAATTTTTAGACTTTCTATATTATATAGCTGAAGCTGGAACATATTTTGAAAATGCAGTACCATACAAAAGACTTATGTGGGAAGGAGGAACTGCAAATCCTCATGCAGGAGGATGTTACGCAGGAGCATATACAGCGTATTCAAATAATCCTTTGGCAATTTTAAATAAAGATTTATCAAGTTTTGCATCAGGATGGGTTGTTGGACATGAAGTCGGTCATGAAATGGATTCTAATAGTTATCTTATGGGAATTTTTGGTGAAGTAATGAATAACTGGTTTGCAGAAGAAGGAAGAATTAAATATTTAAAAAATCCAAGATGTGCTCCTAATTTAGTAAATATTATGGATACAGAGGTGTCTATTTATGATATGGGATTCTTTGATAGGCTAGCATTCTGGATTAAATTAAGACTTTATTATAACGATGGAGATTTCTTTGTAAAATATCATAATATAATGAGACATTTACCTACAGAATTGGAGATATTTAGTGTTCCTGATCGATTGATGATAATGGCATCAATGATTATTGGAAGAGATACTTCTGATTATTTCTTAAGACATAAATTCCCAATAACTGAATCAGCAGTAGAGATATCTAGTAAATACCCTAAATTTACTATAGATATAACTAAAATAAACTGGGATAATCAAGAGGAATTCAGAGAAGAGGAAAAAAATAGAATTTATCAAATTTATAAAGAGAAAGTATAA
- a CDS encoding IS3 family transposase, giving the protein MVKKKAREIADLLGNPVSLIEENLYFSISEQCRIFGASRSSYYYAPRPKVDIQVQLKEKIKEQYSLDPSAGSRRITAALNRAGIPVKRSVIRRLMRQLNLKGIAPKRNLSKPKAGAQKFPYLLRNLKIEKPNAVWSTDITYLKTPTGFMYLTAIIDVYSRKILTWELSNSMSKDFCINCYKEAVKTYGSPEILNTDQGSQYTSNEFIETVLSSGALLSMDGKGRCLDNVWIERFWRTIKYDYLYLYEHKTTLELYKGIQSYLNFYNSERGHSSLGYSTPNEAFELSTFEYKKIA; this is encoded by the coding sequence TTGGTTAAAAAAAAAGCTCGAGAGATAGCTGATTTATTAGGTAATCCAGTTTCTTTAATCGAAGAAAACCTTTATTTTAGCATCTCAGAACAATGTAGAATATTTGGCGCTAGTCGAAGCTCATACTATTACGCTCCTAGGCCTAAAGTTGATATTCAGGTTCAATTAAAAGAAAAAATAAAGGAACAATACAGTCTAGATCCTTCAGCGGGTTCTAGACGTATTACTGCAGCTTTGAATAGAGCTGGAATACCTGTAAAAAGATCAGTCATTAGAAGACTCATGAGGCAGCTAAACCTTAAAGGAATTGCACCTAAAAGAAATTTAAGTAAACCTAAAGCTGGAGCGCAGAAATTCCCTTACCTTTTGAGAAATCTAAAGATTGAAAAGCCTAATGCAGTATGGTCAACTGATATTACGTATTTAAAAACACCAACAGGTTTTATGTATTTAACTGCAATAATTGATGTTTATAGTCGTAAAATACTAACTTGGGAATTGTCAAACAGTATGTCTAAAGATTTCTGCATTAATTGTTACAAAGAAGCAGTAAAAACTTATGGTTCACCAGAAATATTAAATACGGATCAAGGTAGTCAATATACAAGTAATGAGTTTATCGAAACAGTGCTTTCATCAGGCGCTTTATTAAGTATGGATGGAAAAGGCCGTTGTTTAGACAATGTCTGGATAGAAAGATTTTGGAGAACAATTAAATATGATTATTTATATCTTTACGAGCATAAAACAACACTGGAATTATACAAAGGAATCCAATCATATTTAAATTTTTACAACTCAGAAAGAGGACATAGTTCTTTAGGATATTCTACTCCAAATGAAGCTTTTGAATTATCAACTTTTGAGTACAAAAAAATTGCTTAG
- a CDS encoding transposase, with product MARKSYSPEFKFAVVLEALKERKTLQEIASEHHIAPSQISRWVDEFKSAGISVFSKDMSSSKKIELLEEQQHELYAKIGKLSSENDWLKKKLER from the coding sequence GTGGCTAGAAAATCATATTCACCAGAATTTAAATTTGCAGTTGTTTTGGAAGCACTTAAAGAAAGAAAAACTCTTCAAGAAATCGCTTCAGAACATCATATTGCACCTTCTCAAATATCTCGTTGGGTAGATGAGTTTAAATCGGCGGGTATCTCTGTTTTTTCTAAAGATATGTCTAGCTCTAAAAAGATTGAACTTCTTGAAGAGCAACAACATGAGCTTTATGCTAAAATTGGTAAACTTAGCTCTGAGAACGATTGGTTAAAAAAAAAGCTCGAGAGATAG
- a CDS encoding discoidin domain-containing protein — translation MLKNSYTRKIIETLSIVDRVSFLCDEVIEKVILKYLDGYGNEKTQEFTVNQTQNLITVSFVKTLVKELSIEVLGVLEIRNIEINTHPIENFSINEDVEKKIPYDSLAVTSSAFEASKPISRAFDGNLNSEAQLKKYSNYGWIHMVLSEEKLIDCARVLSYRSSTSGLIKKFKILVKNPMDESWVEAGTYTIEEFKNEWMTIKTTPYLTKEITLIVEDSENKWAYINEIEIYNYSTFERDILNLFTDESLMDIKSEVTYWDIVSLKERVISTEHYKELLNKALEIYLSKKTPATLRMTFENLKVIDNLRFRASGEMELYTIEYVNSANERIKISTPILEEGEIKLLNIPKIFTKEICIEIFGVNSIEDIGYEEYPVENFSLIEDNERRISKESIDITTLNENSKFPLINMLDGNEKSESHMSGTYSGYHDYTFKIDNFKIIDKFKILSTRFNPSFTSGSIKRFEIFNRDLSSEELVSLGSYTVEEFNDEWRELNFAPVLTDEIILRVYESDRNWICINEVEIYQYSLLEKAIKELFSDDNLTTLKENVTYWKIQELRKIALNTKEYIDLLNKAEELFYTNKTPVTLELNFETLKVIDNIQFKVDGIVEKNYIGYLNTQNENIKLIIPLVQNGENIIIDTSKFLTKNLYIQLYGITEIRELTYNEYPFENFAIVEDRERKLLKENITITTLNENLSFPLTNMLDGNEKSESHISGTYSGHHDFNFKLDSLRIIDEFKILSTRFNPNFTSGSIKRFEVLGKDSSSCRMISLGNYTVEEYSDEWHELKFAPALTDEIILRVYESDKNWVCINEVEIFNYSTLGAQIYYLFADQLQTALRSDVTFEEIKRLADMIITNQEYRDLINKAFELYYEGVPPKCIEIEFGELKIFSEIEFDIDGRLEKVILNYYDTYNNLQVKDCSINILENKGTISLGGFAYTRGIKLDVYGARDLANIKFKEHQISEFALAEDLEQRIAYEQLIVSCDNGHESYPLSNMFDGNERTDFRSKAFTTSIDINIKLNEPTIIDEVGITSFRFDSPNGITGLIKKASILIKDTVSKKWLEFGYLEIEEFVREMHILKNSPYLTDEMCIRILEADRSWALINELAINKYSLLEAEIKNLFTDETYAALKESVNYELIRSLKERATNSEDLKKLLAIALELYFKSKIPILDAVPVDKNVVFDRVDLEVIGKIERIVFEYEDNLGSIIQKTFDYLDQESDNFSLNLPKVHGENVLVKVYGVDSILSINANTYPVKEFSIYNDIEICVPTNEITVTESNPTSNSYLIERAFDGNMNTEYRSKGFKEYSDITIKLKKETLIESINLYSFRSANPGIVKGYSIFIKNMLTDEWKEFGKYLNEEFINNWSTVKNNAYLTDEIKIRVTDAESDWACINEIQICPINTLRYDVDKLFKNNSFMELRDGVTLEEILTLEGLIKKDSALIKKTQLAKFLFESVELEEFDIPLKEIKIFDRVEFITEGQISKIHLKYKDTFGFEREKEVPFEIEGDNVSINFEKIMTNKASIIIYGKSQIYGIQKIYQIKTNSYNLEEFAIDEDIDTRLQRESFSIRHSALSGGYNDIEKLFDGDLVGQVHFKKTPGAYIYLKLNKPMLIEAGRVMSYRNGTSGFLQKYKVSLKNSFDESWVDLGSFERGEYLNDWLEIKGQKYLTDEVWFDFEQGENNWALINEVEVFAYNILEEKINNLFKTSECLELKDSVTIDDINNLLAKDLFKQEYIDKLILAKQIYIEKIFQPIEFHVKNSEFLVANGLEIKFEELPDKILDISVYYKDSLGNKKVIKDLYNGLTI, via the coding sequence ATGCTAAAAAATAGTTACACAAGAAAAATTATTGAAACTTTAAGTATAGTTGATAGAGTAAGTTTTTTATGTGATGAAGTTATAGAAAAAGTTATTTTAAAATATTTAGATGGATATGGAAATGAAAAGACTCAAGAGTTTACTGTAAATCAAACTCAAAATCTAATAACAGTAAGTTTTGTTAAAACATTAGTTAAAGAGTTATCAATTGAAGTTTTAGGAGTTTTAGAAATTAGAAATATTGAAATTAATACACATCCTATAGAAAATTTTAGTATCAATGAGGATGTAGAGAAGAAAATACCATATGATTCTTTAGCTGTAACATCTTCAGCCTTTGAGGCATCAAAACCAATATCAAGAGCTTTTGATGGAAATTTAAATTCAGAAGCACAATTAAAAAAGTATTCAAATTATGGTTGGATACACATGGTGTTATCAGAGGAGAAATTAATTGATTGTGCAAGAGTTTTGAGTTATAGAAGTAGCACTTCTGGACTTATAAAGAAATTTAAAATATTAGTAAAAAATCCTATGGATGAATCATGGGTTGAAGCTGGAACTTATACTATTGAAGAGTTTAAAAATGAGTGGATGACAATTAAAACAACACCTTATTTAACTAAAGAGATTACTTTAATAGTTGAAGATTCTGAAAATAAGTGGGCATATATAAATGAGATAGAAATATATAATTACTCTACTTTTGAAAGAGATATTTTAAATTTATTTACTGATGAGTCTTTAATGGATATAAAATCTGAAGTTACATATTGGGATATAGTTAGTTTGAAAGAAAGAGTTATAAGTACAGAGCATTATAAAGAACTTTTAAATAAAGCGTTAGAAATATATTTAAGTAAAAAAACTCCAGCAACTTTAAGAATGACTTTTGAAAATTTGAAAGTAATTGATAATTTAAGATTTAGAGCCTCTGGAGAAATGGAGTTATATACTATTGAATATGTAAATTCAGCCAATGAACGTATAAAGATATCTACACCTATTTTAGAAGAGGGAGAGATAAAGCTTTTAAATATTCCTAAAATTTTTACAAAGGAGATTTGTATTGAAATTTTTGGAGTAAATAGTATAGAGGATATAGGATATGAGGAGTATCCAGTGGAAAATTTTTCTTTGATAGAAGATAATGAAAGAAGAATATCAAAAGAAAGTATAGATATAACAACATTAAATGAAAATTCCAAATTTCCTTTAATTAATATGTTAGATGGAAATGAAAAATCTGAATCTCATATGAGTGGAACTTATAGCGGTTATCATGATTATACTTTTAAAATAGATAATTTCAAAATAATTGATAAGTTTAAAATTCTAAGTACAAGATTCAATCCTAGTTTTACATCAGGTTCTATAAAAAGATTTGAAATTTTCAATAGGGATTTAAGTAGTGAAGAGTTAGTATCTTTAGGAAGTTACACTGTTGAGGAGTTTAATGATGAGTGGCGTGAATTAAACTTTGCACCAGTCTTAACGGATGAAATTATTTTAAGAGTATACGAGTCTGATAGAAATTGGATATGTATAAATGAAGTTGAAATATATCAATATAGTCTTTTAGAAAAGGCTATAAAAGAGTTATTTTCAGATGATAATTTAACAACTTTAAAAGAAAATGTAACTTATTGGAAGATACAAGAGCTAAGAAAAATAGCTCTAAACACTAAAGAATATATAGACCTTTTAAATAAAGCTGAAGAATTGTTTTATACTAATAAAACTCCAGTGACATTAGAGTTAAATTTTGAAACTTTAAAAGTTATAGATAATATTCAATTTAAAGTAGATGGAATTGTGGAGAAAAATTATATTGGATATTTAAATACACAAAATGAAAATATAAAGTTAATAATTCCATTAGTTCAAAATGGTGAGAATATAATAATTGATACTTCTAAATTTTTAACGAAAAATTTGTATATTCAGCTTTATGGTATAACAGAGATAAGAGAATTGACTTATAATGAGTATCCATTTGAAAATTTTGCAATAGTAGAAGATAGAGAGAGAAAATTATTAAAAGAAAATATAACAATAACTACGTTAAATGAAAATTTAAGTTTTCCATTAACTAATATGTTAGATGGAAATGAAAAATCTGAATCCCATATTAGTGGAACCTATAGTGGTCATCATGACTTTAATTTTAAATTAGATAGCTTGAGAATAATTGATGAATTTAAAATTCTAAGTACAAGATTTAACCCAAACTTTACCTCAGGTTCTATAAAAAGGTTTGAAGTTTTAGGAAAAGATTCAAGTAGTTGTAGAATGATATCTTTGGGAAATTATACAGTTGAGGAATATAGTGATGAGTGGCATGAGTTAAAATTTGCTCCAGCGTTAACAGATGAAATTATATTAAGAGTTTATGAATCAGATAAAAATTGGGTATGTATTAATGAAGTTGAAATATTTAACTATAGTACTTTAGGAGCGCAGATATACTATTTATTTGCTGATCAGTTACAAACAGCTTTAAGAAGCGATGTAACTTTTGAAGAGATAAAAAGATTAGCTGATATGATTATAACGAATCAAGAGTATAGAGATTTAATAAATAAAGCTTTTGAACTTTATTATGAAGGTGTACCTCCAAAATGTATAGAAATAGAGTTTGGAGAACTTAAAATATTTTCTGAGATAGAATTTGATATTGACGGGAGATTAGAAAAAGTTATTTTAAACTATTATGATACATACAATAATTTGCAAGTTAAAGATTGCAGTATTAATATTTTAGAAAATAAAGGAACAATATCTCTTGGCGGATTTGCTTATACAAGAGGAATAAAATTAGATGTTTATGGTGCAAGAGATTTAGCAAATATAAAGTTTAAAGAACATCAGATATCTGAGTTTGCATTGGCAGAAGATTTAGAACAAAGAATAGCCTATGAGCAATTGATTGTAAGTTGTGATAATGGACATGAGAGTTATCCACTTTCAAATATGTTTGATGGAAACGAAAGAACGGATTTTCGTTCTAAGGCTTTTACTACCTCTATAGACATAAATATAAAATTAAATGAACCAACAATTATAGATGAAGTTGGAATTACTAGTTTTAGATTTGATAGTCCAAATGGAATAACAGGACTTATCAAAAAAGCATCCATACTAATAAAAGATACAGTTTCTAAAAAATGGTTAGAGTTTGGATATTTAGAAATAGAAGAGTTTGTAAGAGAGATGCATATTTTAAAAAATTCGCCATATTTAACAGATGAAATGTGTATAAGAATTTTAGAAGCTGATAGAAGTTGGGCTTTAATAAATGAACTTGCTATAAATAAGTATAGTTTACTTGAAGCTGAAATAAAAAATCTGTTTACAGATGAAACTTACGCAGCATTAAAAGAGAGCGTAAATTATGAATTAATTAGATCATTAAAAGAGAGAGCGACTAATTCAGAAGATTTAAAAAAATTACTAGCTATAGCGTTAGAACTATATTTTAAAAGTAAAATTCCAATATTAGATGCAGTTCCTGTTGATAAAAATGTTGTTTTTGATAGAGTTGATTTAGAAGTTATCGGAAAAATAGAGAGAATAGTATTTGAATATGAGGATAACCTTGGAAGTATAATTCAAAAAACATTTGATTATTTAGATCAAGAGAGTGATAATTTTAGCTTAAATTTACCTAAAGTCCATGGAGAAAATGTTTTAGTAAAAGTTTATGGTGTTGATTCTATTTTATCAATTAATGCAAATACATATCCTGTAAAAGAGTTTTCTATATATAATGATATAGAAATATGTGTTCCAACTAATGAGATAACGGTAACGGAATCAAATCCGACTTCTAACTCCTATTTAATAGAAAGAGCTTTTGATGGAAACATGAATACAGAATATCGTTCGAAAGGATTTAAAGAGTATTCTGACATAACGATAAAGCTTAAAAAAGAGACACTTATAGAAAGTATAAATCTATATAGTTTTAGAAGTGCAAATCCTGGAATAGTAAAGGGATATTCAATTTTTATAAAAAATATGTTAACAGACGAGTGGAAAGAGTTTGGAAAATATTTAAATGAAGAGTTTATCAATAATTGGTCAACAGTAAAGAATAATGCTTATTTAACAGATGAGATTAAAATAAGAGTAACTGATGCTGAAAGTGATTGGGCTTGTATCAACGAGATACAAATTTGTCCAATTAATACATTGAGATACGATGTAGATAAATTATTTAAAAACAATAGTTTTATGGAGTTAAGAGATGGAGTAACTTTAGAGGAAATATTAACTTTAGAAGGTTTAATTAAAAAAGATTCAGCTCTTATAAAGAAAACTCAGTTAGCTAAATTTTTATTTGAAAGTGTAGAGTTAGAAGAGTTTGATATTCCATTAAAAGAAATAAAAATATTTGATAGAGTGGAATTTATAACAGAGGGACAGATTTCTAAAATTCATTTAAAATATAAGGATACATTTGGTTTTGAAAGAGAGAAAGAAGTTCCATTTGAGATAGAGGGAGATAACGTTTCTATAAACTTTGAAAAAATTATGACAAATAAAGCTTCTATAATAATTTATGGAAAATCTCAGATTTATGGAATTCAAAAAATTTATCAAATAAAAACAAACTCATATAATTTAGAAGAGTTTGCAATAGATGAAGATATAGATACAAGACTTCAAAGAGAAAGTTTTAGTATAAGACATTCAGCATTAAGTGGTGGATATAACGATATAGAAAAACTTTTTGATGGTGATTTAGTAGGACAGGTACATTTTAAGAAAACTCCAGGAGCTTATATATACTTAAAGTTAAATAAACCGATGCTAATTGAAGCTGGAAGAGTCATGAGCTATAGAAATGGTACGTCAGGTTTTTTACAAAAGTATAAGGTATCTTTAAAAAATAGTTTCGATGAAAGTTGGGTAGACTTAGGAAGTTTTGAAAGAGGAGAATATTTAAATGATTGGTTAGAGATAAAAGGTCAAAAATATTTGACAGATGAAGTTTGGTTTGACTTTGAACAGGGTGAAAATAACTGGGCATTAATAAATGAAGTAGAAGTATTTGCTTATAATATTTTAGAAGAAAAAATAAATAATTTATTTAAAACATCTGAGTGTTTAGAATTAAAAGATTCAGTGACAATAGATGATATAAATAATTTATTAGCTAAAGATTTATTTAAGCAAGAGTATATAGATAAGCTAATTTTAGCAAAACAGATATACATAGAAAAAATATTTCAACCGATAGAGTTCCACGTAAAAAATAGTGAATTTTTAGTAGCTAATGGTCTGGAAATAAAGTTTGAAGAGTTACCAGATAAAATTTTAGATATTTCTGTATATTATAAAGATTCTTTAGGAAATAAAAAAGTAATAAAGGATTTGTATAATGGGTTAACGATTTAA